The DNA window TAGGAACTCATACACTGAGAAAAACGTTTGGTTACTGGCACTATAAACAATTCAAAGATATAGCATTATTACAAAGTATATTTAATCATTCATCCCCAAGTATAACTTTTAAATATATTGGCATTAATCAGGATAAGATAGATAGTAAAGTTGACAAGTTTTATTTATAAGGATTTTACATTATAGAGAAATATTATTCCTATAGCTTTCCTGAAGGGAGGAGTATCGGTGAGTCATAATGAAAAAAAGACTGCAGTTGAAAACTTAGTTACAAAGGGCCAGGAAAAAGGTAGTCTTACCTACAAAGAAATAATGGATTGTTTTGGAGAAATGGACCTAGATTCCGAGCAAATAGATGAAATCTATCAAGGTTTCGAAGATAAAAATATTGAGATAATAGAGGATGATGATGACGAGGGCGATATAGATACTGAGGACCCTGTTTCTAAAGATGTGAAAGTAGGGGACCCTGTTAGAATGTATTTAAAAGAAATAGGGAAAGTAGACCTACTGACTAAGGAAGAAGAAATTGAATTGGCTAAAAGAATGGAAGCAGGAGATGAATTTGCTAAACAAGAACTTGCTGAAGCTAATTTAAGATTAGTAGTAAGTATTGCTAAAAAACACATTGGAAGAGGAATGTCATTTTTAGATTTAATTCAAGAAGGTAATTTAGGTCTTATAAAAGCAGTAGAAAAATTTGACTATACTAAAGGCTATAAATTTAGTACCTATGCTACTTGGTGGATACGACAAGCAATAACAAGGGCTATTGCTGACCAAGCAAGAACTATAAGAATTCCTGTTCATATGATTGAAAATATAAACAAGCTTGTTAGAGTTCAAAGGCAACTTGTACAAGATCTCGGTAGGGAACCAACCCCAGAAGAAATATCAAGGAATATGAACATGGAAGTAGATAAAGTTAGGGATATAATGAAGATAGCACAAAAACCTATTTCCTTAGAGACTCCAATAGGTGAAGAAGAAGATAGCCAATTAGGTGACTTTGTAGAAGACGAGCATATTCAAACCCCAGCTGAAACTGCCACATACATCATGCTGAAAGAACAACTTGTAGACGTTTTAGACACCTTGACTCCTAGGGAACGAGAAGTATTAAGGTTAAGATTTGGTTTAGATGATGGTAAAGCAAGAACCTTGGAAGAGGTTGGAAGGGAATTTGACGTTACAAGAGAAAGAATTAGACAAATAGAAGCAAAAGCCCTTAGAAAACTTAGACACCCTAGTAGAAGTAAAAAACTAAAAGATTTCTTAGAAGACTAAATAAACTTAGGAGAGTCAATGCCCATATTGGGTCAATGCTCTCCTAAAAATTTTATATACTACTATATATTATATTCATTAGGTTAATATACATGTTACATATTATTATATAGTATAATAGGTCAATTTGCAAATAACTTTTATACTTTTCTGATTATTCACATAGTTTGCAGATTATTTCACTAAATAAACCTACTAATGGACCCAAAGCAACTGTAATTATTAAGGTTCCCAATCCAATAGGCCCATTAAGTATTAACCCAATAATTAATCCTAAAACATTACTAATACTAACTCTTTTAAAGGAAACATTATATATTTTTACAAATAGGATGCCCATTTTATATGAGGAAAACTAAACAACTATCATTATACTTTTCTTTTCATAGTAGAATAGATATAATTGTTGTACTAGCATTAAAGGGAGAGGATTATTGTGGAACTTATTAATATTAAAAAAATTATATTACATATTTTAGATAATTCAGTAGGACTACCAGTACTTTCAGAAGAAGAGCACCCACATAATATAGATATAATGGAATTTTTAGAAATTCATATAGAAAAAGTTTTCAATGATATAAATATTAAAGAAGCTTATTTTAATACTGAAGACAGCGAAGAAAATTTAGTAAAAAATTTATGTATGAGTATTTCAAAAGATGATAGCAAATTTATAGAAAAAACTAGAGAATTTGCAAGACTTATGTTTAATATAATGGTTGAAAATCCATCTATACCTCCTTGTGACCTAATTTGTTCATTGTTTGAAGGTGATGGTAAAAAATACTTAGGTTTTTTTATACTTGATTATAGTCTTTCCTATATACACCATGTTGAAGAATCAAATGACAAAAGAGTTAACAGAGTTATAAAACAAAAAATAACTTTGCCTAACAAGAATCAAAAAATAAATGAATTTGTAATAGTGGATTTAGAGGATTATTCAATACTGTTGAAAGAAAAAAAATATGAAATCAATGGTCAGAAAGAATATTATTTGTCTAAACATTTATTAAAATCAAAAAGTACATTATCAAATAAAGAAAAAATGGATATTGTAAATAAGGTATCTAAAAAAATAGTTAAAAATTATTATGAAGATGATGTTAAAAAAATGGCGGAAATAAAAAGTGCAATGGTTGAAAGTGTAGAGGAAACAGATACCATAGATATAAATCATATTAAAACCGAAGCTTTTGACAAAAATTTAGAACTCCAGAACATATACGATGAAGAAATAGAAAAAATGGGATTAAGGGAAAAGGTTATAAAAGTAAATGAGCCTTTATATAAAAAAATACCCACGACCCAAAAAATGGTAACGGACGATGGAATAGAAATAAAAATTCCAGTATCCTTTTTAACTAATAATAATAAAATAGAATTTCTAAACAACACTGATGGAACAATATCCATATTACTTAAAGACATTGGAGAAATAAAAGGAAAATAAATGAGTCACTAGGGACGGTCCAGTCTTAATTGACTCACAGAGTAAGCTAGCTAAGACTGTCCCATGTCCCAGTAATTCAGTAACTCATTTCTTTTTACAACTTTAATAATTCATGCTATAATATAATGTTATCCTATATTCATAGGAGAAATTATATCATTAATCTAAAGCTGTGATTAATAAATTTATATACAGGTAAATATTATATATAGGTAAGGAAGGAGGAATGGACGTGGCAGGAGAAATATTAAGATTGATAGTGAAAAGTGCAGAAAATGCTTTTATTGAAGTTACTGTATTTGTTGGAGCTGTCTTATTGATTTTCGGATATATTAATTTTAGGAAATCTGGAAAGCTTGTAGAAAAAATAGAAAACTCTAAAAAAGTCCAGCCTATTATTGGTGCTCTTTTAGGACTTACTCCAGGTTGTGGTGGTGCTATTTTTGTAATGCCTTTGTTCCCTAAAGGAACTGTAAGTTTTGGTACCATTGTGGCCACTTTAATTGCTACAATGGGAGACTCTGCCTTCGTTATTATGTCAGTTATGCCTTTGCAATATATTTTAGTAAGCATAATGTCTTTTATAGTCGCTATAATAACAGGATATATTGTAGATTACTTTAAGTTTGGAGATTACCTCTTTGAAGCAATGCATGAAAAGAAAAGAACCAAATCAGCTGTAGAACTGATCCACAAAGATACTGATCACACATTACAAGTTTTAGAAACTGGTAATGCTCAAGGAGAATTAGAACATATAGGTCATGAGGAAGGGGATGAAATAGACCTTATCCTTCATCATGAAATAAAAGGACATCAAGAACACGATACTTTAGGATATAAGTTCACTCATAGCGCCTATACTATCTATTGGGTAGTCATTTCTGTAGGACTAATCCTTGGAGTCCTGGATTTATTCCAAATAGATTTAAATAATAATTTAAGCACTATTTTAGGCGTTGGAGGAACAGTACTATCCTTAATAATGATGATAATGAGTAAGAAATTCATTCAAGATGACACACATGAGGAAGCGGAGCTAAAAACTTTAAATTTAAAAGAAACTATAGTTCATAATGCCCAAGAAACTGCTTTTGTAGGCACATGGGTGTTTTTCGCTTATTTAGCATATGAATTCTTTATACTAGCATTAGGTTCAGGAAACTACATAGCTGGTGAAGCTTTAGTCACATCTTTCTTGACGCAAACAGGCTTATCTGCAGTGATAATAGGTGCCTTAGTAGGAATTATTCCAGGGTGTGGCCCTCAAATTATATTTGTAACATTATATACTAGAGGTTTAGTTCCATTCTCAGCACTTTTAGCTAATGCTATATCCCAAGATGGAGACGCATTATTTCCTTTAATAGCTATTGATAAAAGGTCGGCATTTTGGTCTACAGTATTTAATACTATACCAGCTTTAATTGCAGGAGTACTTGCTTATATGATAGAAGTAAATTTCTTTTAGTATAATAGATTTAATTAATATACAAAAAGAGTGGATTGTTTTAGTTAATCCACTCTTTTTGTATATTTAACCTACTTTGTTAACCCAATCTATAAAATTTTTAACCACTCCATCTAAGTACTCAATAGTAGATTCATCAACTAATTTCCCCGTCTCATCTAATTTTTCATGAATACTACTAATAAAAACTTCATTTCCCGGTAAATTTAGTGTAGCTACTGCTCCAGAATTCAAAATTTGACGAAGATGAACTTGGGCTCTCACAGTACCAAGATTACCTAATGTAGCTCCAACTACCATAGAAGGCTTATTTATCATAACCATTTCTACTCTAGAAAACCAATCTATTGCATTTTTTAAGACTGCTGGTATGGAATGATTGTATTCTGGTGTTAAGAATAATATTCCATCACTTTTCCTTATCTTTTCCCTTAATTCAATAACTATTTCTGGTGGGTCTAATTCAATATCTTGATTATACATAGGGAGCTTTCCAATAGGTAATATTTCAATATCTAAATCTTCTTTATATCTATCCTTCATGAATTCTGCAACTTTTCTATTATTAGATTCTTTACTCATACTTCCCACTAATGCTACAATCTTCATATAAAATACCTCCATTATTTTATTCTATAGTTATAGTTACCCATCTTCATATAAAATACCTACATTATTTTATTCCATAGTTATAGTTACCCATCTTCATATAAAATACCTACATTATTTTATTCCATAGTTATAGTTCCCCATTATTAAGAAAATATATTAAATTATCTGTTGATATTATATAATATACTAATAGGAGGTTTTTATAATGAAAATAGGGCTCG is part of the Tissierellales bacterium genome and encodes:
- the rpoD gene encoding RNA polymerase sigma factor RpoD gives rise to the protein MSHNEKKTAVENLVTKGQEKGSLTYKEIMDCFGEMDLDSEQIDEIYQGFEDKNIEIIEDDDDEGDIDTEDPVSKDVKVGDPVRMYLKEIGKVDLLTKEEEIELAKRMEAGDEFAKQELAEANLRLVVSIAKKHIGRGMSFLDLIQEGNLGLIKAVEKFDYTKGYKFSTYATWWIRQAITRAIADQARTIRIPVHMIENINKLVRVQRQLVQDLGREPTPEEISRNMNMEVDKVRDIMKIAQKPISLETPIGEEEDSQLGDFVEDEHIQTPAETATYIMLKEQLVDVLDTLTPREREVLRLRFGLDDGKARTLEEVGREFDVTRERIRQIEAKALRKLRHPSRSKKLKDFLED
- a CDS encoding nucleoid-associated protein; the encoded protein is MELINIKKIILHILDNSVGLPVLSEEEHPHNIDIMEFLEIHIEKVFNDINIKEAYFNTEDSEENLVKNLCMSISKDDSKFIEKTREFARLMFNIMVENPSIPPCDLICSLFEGDGKKYLGFFILDYSLSYIHHVEESNDKRVNRVIKQKITLPNKNQKINEFVIVDLEDYSILLKEKKYEINGQKEYYLSKHLLKSKSTLSNKEKMDIVNKVSKKIVKNYYEDDVKKMAEIKSAMVESVEETDTIDINHIKTEAFDKNLELQNIYDEEIEKMGLREKVIKVNEPLYKKIPTTQKMVTDDGIEIKIPVSFLTNNNKIEFLNNTDGTISILLKDIGEIKGK
- a CDS encoding putative manganese transporter, which gives rise to MAGEILRLIVKSAENAFIEVTVFVGAVLLIFGYINFRKSGKLVEKIENSKKVQPIIGALLGLTPGCGGAIFVMPLFPKGTVSFGTIVATLIATMGDSAFVIMSVMPLQYILVSIMSFIVAIITGYIVDYFKFGDYLFEAMHEKKRTKSAVELIHKDTDHTLQVLETGNAQGELEHIGHEEGDEIDLILHHEIKGHQEHDTLGYKFTHSAYTIYWVVISVGLILGVLDLFQIDLNNNLSTILGVGGTVLSLIMMIMSKKFIQDDTHEEAELKTLNLKETIVHNAQETAFVGTWVFFAYLAYEFFILALGSGNYIAGEALVTSFLTQTGLSAVIIGALVGIIPGCGPQIIFVTLYTRGLVPFSALLANAISQDGDALFPLIAIDKRSAFWSTVFNTIPALIAGVLAYMIEVNFF
- a CDS encoding NADPH-dependent FMN reductase translates to MKIVALVGSMSKESNNRKVAEFMKDRYKEDLDIEILPIGKLPMYNQDIELDPPEIVIELREKIRKSDGILFLTPEYNHSIPAVLKNAIDWFSRVEMVMINKPSMVVGATLGNLGTVRAQVHLRQILNSGAVATLNLPGNEVFISSIHEKLDETGKLVDESTIEYLDGVVKNFIDWVNKVG